Below is a window of Nocardioides sp. S-1144 DNA.
TCCGTGGTGACCCGGGCCGTCGCCCGCGGGCGCGGCCGCGGCTGCCGCCGGGTACCGGCGGGTAGGGCCTGCTGGTGGGTGCTGTCAGAATGGGGTCCATGACCGAGTCGTCGAACGACCTCGCGACCAACGGTCGCGTGCTGGTCGTCGACGACGACGCGGCGCTGGCCGAGATGTTGTCGATCGTGCTGCGGCAGGAGGGTTTCGACTCCCGCACCGTCAGCCGGGGCGACCGCGCCATGGAGGCCTTCCGCGACTACCGGCCCGACGTGGTGCTGCTCGACCTGATGCTGCCGGGCCGCGACGGCATCGACGTCTGCAAGGAGATCCGCGCCGAGTCCGGCGTCCCGATCGTCATGCTCACCGCCAAGGGCGACACCGTCGACATCGTGGTGGGGCTCGAGTCCGGTGCCGACGACTACGTCGTCAAGCCGTTCAAGCCGAAGGAGCTGGTCGCGCGGATCCGGGCCCGCGTGCGCCGCAAGGAGACCGCCGGCCCCGAGCAGGCCGACGCCCTGGCCATCGGTGACCTCGAGATCGACGTCGCGGGCCACGCCGTGAGCCGGGCGGGCGAGCCGATCGGGCTGACCCCCCTCGAGTTCGACCTGCTCCTGTGCCTGGCGCGCAAGCCGTGGCAGGTCTTCACCCGCGAGATGCTGCTCGAGAAGGTGTGGGGCTACCGCCACGCCGCCGACACCCGCCTGGTCAACGTGCACGTGCAGCGCCTGAGGTCCAAGGTCGAGCACGACCCCGAGCACCCCGAGATCGTGGTGACCGTCCGCGGGGTCGGCTACAAGGCCGGCAAGGCCTAGGACGTGCGCGCCCCGCGGGTGCCGTCCCGACTGCGGCGGCCGCCCACCTTCTGGCGGCGCTCCATCCAGGCCCGGGTGGTCGCGAGCACCCTGGTCCTCTCGGCCGTGGTGATCTGCGCGGTCGGGTGGTACCTCCTGCGCCAGACCCGCGACGGGCTGCTCGAGAACCGGGTGGACGCCGTGCTCGCCGAGTCGGCCTCGGCCACCCGCGACGCCCAGGGACGGCTGCAGGCCGCGCCCGTGGGTGGCACCGACGCCGCCAGCCAGGTGCAGGACCTGGCGCGCGAGATCATCGGGCGCGCCGACACCCGCGGCTACCAGGTCGTCATCACCGGCCCGGTCGACGCCGGGGTGCCGCTCAGCGACGCGGTCGCGACCTACAGCGCGGGCCTCGACGTCGTCGCCACCCTGCCGACCGCCCTGCTCGACCGGATGTCGACGGTCGGAGCCGGACCCGCCTGGACCTACACCGAGGTGATCTCGGACCGCACCGGCGAGACCGACGTCATCAGCGACCAGCCCGAGGACGGCTCCGTCCCCGGCATCGTGGTCGCCTCGCAGCTCCGGCTGCCCGCCGACGGCCGCACCTACGCCCTCTACGTCGTCTACCCGCTCGCGGAGGAGCAGGAGACGCTCGGCCTGGTGACCCAGGCCCTGCTGACCGCCGCCGTCCTGCTGCTGGTCCTGGTGGCCGGCATCACCTGGCTGGTCACCCGCCAGGTCGTGACGCCGGTCCGGCTCGCGCGTCAGGTCGCCGAGCGGCTGGCCGCCGGCCGGCTCCAGGAGCGCCTGCGGGTCACCGGCGAGGACGACCTCGCGCGGCTCGCGACGTCGTTCAACCAGATGGCCAGCAACCTGCAGCGCCAGATCCGCCAGCTCGAGGAGCTCAGCCGGGTGCAGCGCCGCTTCGTCTCCGACGTCTCCCACGAGCTGCGGACGCCGCTGACGACGGTGCGGATGGCCGGCGACGTCCTGCACGACGCGCGGTCGAGCTTCGACCCGGGCACGGCCCGCGCGGCCGAGCTCCTGCAGACCGAGCTGGACCGCTTCGAGACGCTGCTCGCCGACCTGCTCGAGATCAGCCGGTTCGACGCCGGCGCCGCGGTGCTCGACCTCGAGGACGTCAACGTCGGCGACGTCGTGCGCCGCGTCGTGGACTCGACAAGGGCCCTCGCCGAGCAGCGGGGGGTCCGCATCGCCGTCGAGGACGCCGACCGGCCCTGCCTGGCCGAGGCCGACGCCCGGCGGGTCGAGCGGATCGTGCGCAACCTGGTCACCAACGCCATCGACCACGCCGCCGTCGGGGGCCGCGACCCCGGCATCGTCATCCGGCTCGGCGTCGACGAGGACGCCTCGGCCGTCGCCGTCCGCGACTACGGCATCGGGCTGGAGCCGGGGGAGTCGGCGATGGTGTTCAACCGCTTCTGGCGCGCCGACCCGGCCCGCGCCCGGACCAGCGGTGGCACGGGGCTCGGGCTCTCGATCGCGCTGGAGGACACCCACCTGCACGGCGGCTGGCTCCAGGCCTGGGGCCGCCCCGGCCGCGGGGCCCAGTTCCGCCTGACCCTGCCCCGTCGCAGCGACCACGCCCTGCGCCGCAGCCCGCTCCCGCTCCAGCCCGACGACGCCACCGACCGCGACGAGGTGACCGCGTGAGCGCCCGATCCGCCCGGCCCTCCCGACCCGCCCGGCCCGCCCGACACCCCCGGCCCGCCCGGCCCACCCGGCGGTGGCCGGCCGTGCTGCTCGCGCTGGTGTGCCTGCTGCCCGTGACGGCGTGCACCGGCCTGCCCGACTCGGGTCCGGTCGTGGAGGCCGGCACCGAGTCGCAGGTCAACGAGCGCGAGCCCGACGAGGTCAACGCCGTCCCGCCCGCCGAGGACGCGACCCCCGACGAGATCGTCCTGGGCTTCCTCAAGGCGATGACCGCCTGGCCGACCGACACCGAGGTCGTCGAGCAGTACCTCTCCGCCTCGGCCGCGGGGGAGTGGGACCCCGCCGCCGCGACCATCACCTACGTCGGCCAGCCGCTGCCGCGCGAGGACAACCTGCGCTTCACCCTCACCCTCAACGACGCCGAGCGGATCGGCCGCGACGGCGTGTGGGCCGGCCGGCTGCCGCCGGAGGAGCAGCAGCTGGCCCTCGACCTGACCATCGAGGACGGCCAGTACCGCATCCTCGACCCGCCGGACGCCCTCGTGGTGCCCCGACTCGTGGTTCGCCCAGCGCTTCCGCGTGGCCTCCCTGTACTACTTCGACCCCAGCGGGCGGATCCTGGTCCCGGAGCCGATCTACGTGCCCCGCGGGGAGCAGCTGACCTCGACGATCATCGAGCGGCTCCTGGCCGGGCCCGGTCCCGAGCGGCGGCGGGTGATGCGCTCCTTCGTGCCCCCCGGCCTGCGGGTCGAGGTGTCGGTCCCGGTCTCCGCCGACGGCGTGGCGACGGTCCCGCTGGTCGGGGAGGCCGGCGTCCAGACCCGGCGACTCGGTCGAGCGGATGCTCGCCCAGCTCGCCTGGACGCTGCGCCAGGACCCCACGATCGACGCGGTGCGCGTGACCCTCGGCGACCAGGTGCTGGCCGGTCCCGGCGGGCAGGAGGAGTACCGCGTCAGCGACGCCGACCGGTTCGACCCCGCCGGGTCCCCGGCGACCGACGGGCTCTTCGGCATCCGCAACGGGGCCCTGGCCGAGCGCGACGGCAACGAGCTGGTCCCGGTGCCCGGGCCGTTCGGCACCGGCCAGCTCGCGCTCGAGGGCGCCACGGTCGACATCGCCGGCGGGTCCGCCGCCGGGGTCACCGCCGACGGCCGCCTGCTGGTGGTCGCCCCGATCGTCGAGTCCGAGGAGGACGTCGCGCTCCCGGTGCGCCGGCCCCTGCGCGGCACCGAGCTCCTGCGTCCTACCTGGGACTTCGCCGGACGGATCTGGACCGTCGACCGCACCAGTCTCGGCGCGGTCGTCCAGGTCGTCAGCAACGGCCGGGTCCGCCGCCTCGAGGTGCCCGGGGTCAGCGGGCGCGACGTCCGGTCGTTCCTGGTGTCGCGCGACGCGACCCGGTTCGTCGCGGTCGTGCGCGAGCCGGGCGGCGACGAGCTGCGGATCGGCCGGGTCCAGGTCGACGACCGCGGCGCCCTCGCCGGCGTCGACCGCACCGAGCAGATCGCGGTCGAGTCGGGCTCCGGCGTCCGGATCCGCGACATCGCCTGGACCTCGCCGACCACGATCGCGCTGCTGAGCCCCCTCGACCCGGGCGCCATCTACGACGTCCGGGTGGTCAGCGTCGACGGGTCGCCGGCCAGCTCGGAGCCGCTGGCGGGCCCCCTCACCGACCGGGTGCTCGGGCTGGCCGGCACCCCGGTGACCGGCCTGCCCACCTACGGCCTCACCCGCAGCGGGCTGATCGACCTGAGCGACCGCAGCACCTACGGCTTCGTGGGCGACCCCGCGACCGACATCGGCTACGCCGGCTGACCCGGGCGCCGGTCACCGGCCCTCCACAGGTGGCCACGAGCCGGTGGCGGGCCGGGCGTCCCGGCTGGTGCGATGGCCCGGTGACCGGGCTGCGCGACGCCACCCTCGACCTGCTCCTGGGCGGCACCTGCGTCGGGTGCGGCCGGCCCGGCCGGGTGCTGTGCCCGGGCTGCCTCGAGGGGCTGCCCGTGGGCGCGCGGCCGTGCGCGCCGTCGTCCCCGCCGCCGGGCCTGGCCCCTGCCTGGGCCGCCGCCCGCTACGAGGACGTCGTCCGCGAGGTCGTCGCGGGGCACAAGGAGCGTCGTCTGCTCGCGCTCACCCCGGTGCTCGGGCGGCTCCTGGCGCAGGCGGTGGTGGCGCTGCTCGACGACGTCCTCGGCACGTCCGTCGGGGCGTCCGTGGGGGCCGGGGTGGTGCTGGTCCCGGTGCCGTCGCGGGCGGGCGTCGTCCGGGCCCGCGGCCACGACCCGACCCGGGCCGTCGTCGTCCGGGCCGCCCGCCGCCTGAGCGCCGACGTGGTCCCGCTGCTGCGCTCGCGGGTCGGCGTCGTCGACCAGGCCGGTCTCGACCTCGAGCACCGGCGCGCCAACCTCGCCGGCTCCATGGCCTGCCGCGCCGGTCCGCTGCGGGCGCTGGCCCGGCGCGACACGCCCGCGCACGTCGTGGTCTGCGACGACGTCCTCACCACCGGCAGCACCGCGCGCGAGGCCCAGCGCGCCCTCGAGGCGGTCGGGGTCGTCGTCGCCGGCATCGCGTGCGTGGCCGCCACCCCACGGCGCGGCCCGTCCTCAGCGCCTTCACAGCCACCGGAGGTTCCACCGGTCGGGGTGACCCACTAACGTCTGTGTATGGAGTCCGTCCGGGTCCGTGGTTGCGTCGTCCGGGGTGTACGCCCCGCACGGCTAGCCGATGCCAGTCGCAGGCGAAACGGCCCACGTAACTCGGTGCCCGGTGCCACTGGCGCCGCGCACACCCCCGCCCCGGCGGGGGCACGAGGATCACGGTGCGGCTTAGAGGTAAGTCCTGCCCCGTCCCGGCCGTCACATGCGGCCAGCCCTCGCCGGCAC
It encodes the following:
- a CDS encoding ComF family protein — its product is MTGLRDATLDLLLGGTCVGCGRPGRVLCPGCLEGLPVGARPCAPSSPPPGLAPAWAAARYEDVVREVVAGHKERRLLALTPVLGRLLAQAVVALLDDVLGTSVGASVGAGVVLVPVPSRAGVVRARGHDPTRAVVVRAARRLSADVVPLLRSRVGVVDQAGLDLEHRRANLAGSMACRAGPLRALARRDTPAHVVVCDDVLTTGSTAREAQRALEAVGVVVAGIACVAATPRRGPSSAPSQPPEVPPVGVTH
- the mtrB gene encoding MtrAB system histidine kinase MtrB gives rise to the protein MRAPRVPSRLRRPPTFWRRSIQARVVASTLVLSAVVICAVGWYLLRQTRDGLLENRVDAVLAESASATRDAQGRLQAAPVGGTDAASQVQDLAREIIGRADTRGYQVVITGPVDAGVPLSDAVATYSAGLDVVATLPTALLDRMSTVGAGPAWTYTEVISDRTGETDVISDQPEDGSVPGIVVASQLRLPADGRTYALYVVYPLAEEQETLGLVTQALLTAAVLLLVLVAGITWLVTRQVVTPVRLARQVAERLAAGRLQERLRVTGEDDLARLATSFNQMASNLQRQIRQLEELSRVQRRFVSDVSHELRTPLTTVRMAGDVLHDARSSFDPGTARAAELLQTELDRFETLLADLLEISRFDAGAAVLDLEDVNVGDVVRRVVDSTRALAEQRGVRIAVEDADRPCLAEADARRVERIVRNLVTNAIDHAAVGGRDPGIVIRLGVDEDASAVAVRDYGIGLEPGESAMVFNRFWRADPARARTSGGTGLGLSIALEDTHLHGGWLQAWGRPGRGAQFRLTLPRRSDHALRRSPLPLQPDDATDRDEVTA
- the mtrA gene encoding MtrAB system response regulator MtrA; translation: MTESSNDLATNGRVLVVDDDAALAEMLSIVLRQEGFDSRTVSRGDRAMEAFRDYRPDVVLLDLMLPGRDGIDVCKEIRAESGVPIVMLTAKGDTVDIVVGLESGADDYVVKPFKPKELVARIRARVRRKETAGPEQADALAIGDLEIDVAGHAVSRAGEPIGLTPLEFDLLLCLARKPWQVFTREMLLEKVWGYRHAADTRLVNVHVQRLRSKVEHDPEHPEIVVTVRGVGYKAGKA
- a CDS encoding LpqB family beta-propeller domain-containing protein, encoding MLAQLAWTLRQDPTIDAVRVTLGDQVLAGPGGQEEYRVSDADRFDPAGSPATDGLFGIRNGALAERDGNELVPVPGPFGTGQLALEGATVDIAGGSAAGVTADGRLLVVAPIVESEEDVALPVRRPLRGTELLRPTWDFAGRIWTVDRTSLGAVVQVVSNGRVRRLEVPGVSGRDVRSFLVSRDATRFVAVVREPGGDELRIGRVQVDDRGALAGVDRTEQIAVESGSGVRIRDIAWTSPTTIALLSPLDPGAIYDVRVVSVDGSPASSEPLAGPLTDRVLGLAGTPVTGLPTYGLTRSGLIDLSDRSTYGFVGDPATDIGYAG